TTAGTTCGTGGGACAACTGAAAATCTCGAAGCAATTGATGCAGCGCTAGAAAAAAACCTAGAAAAATGGACGATTAACCGTCTGCCAAAAATTGAAAGAACAATTTTACGTTTAGCTGTATATGAATTATTATACGCAGAAGAAACGCCAAACAAAGTTATTATGAACGAAGCAATCGAGCTTTCCAAAACATTCGGTGACGAGAAATCTAGCAAGTTCGTCAATGGTGTACTTTCGAAATTTACTGAGCAATAAATCAACAAATGTATTCAATTCTATAAAGATTAATATATCAAGATTTAACTGGTAGGTTGTCAGAACAAGCGTCAGTGTTTAT
This window of the Solibacillus isronensis genome carries:
- the nusB gene encoding transcription antitermination factor NusB, with the translated sequence MKRTEARQKALQALFQLDSTELTIEEAIGHVLEEEQKSNAFLEQLVRGTTENLEAIDAALEKNLEKWTINRLPKIERTILRLAVYELLYAEETPNKVIMNEAIELSKTFGDEKSSKFVNGVLSKFTEQ